gaggcacaattcactcgggatggtgtcaataacttgcacaatgaacactcatgggcagaagaaaatccacatgaggtagtggaacagaactttcaacaccgatttagcgtcaatgtctggtgtggccttttgcacaatcggctgattggacctttcatattacctggacgcctaaatgctgagttctatttgcatttccttcaagaagagttgccgcagctgttagagaatgttcctttacatctcagacaaaatttgtacttccagcatgacggagcacctccccacttttcacgtgccgtttctgcttacttaaatcatcaatttcctggacactggattggtcgtggagggcctcacccttggccaccaagatcaccagatctctctccattggattattgcatctggggatggatgaaagacattgtatacaagacataagtgaattctcgtgatgaattaattgcccgtattatggattcggctgtgcagatacagggaagtcctgaaaaattaagaaacgcaacaaaagcaatacacaaacgtgctgcaaaatgtattgataatgatggcctcattttcgaacatctattataaaaagatgcgtacggttggcccaacctgattaattttgcttaaaactagtaatgtattatactgaataacattttttggtacttatttctgttttattttagactttgattatatcaatttacCTGGTGACACTAATAAACGTACCTGGCTCATATTTTGAAAGGGTAAATCTATATTGGAAACCTACATATTCCAACAATATACacgttttgaaatttaaaaggaCTAATAAAGCTGAGGTAAAATTTAAACCGTATATTTCACAAAAACAAGTACAAGcaataaataactacaaattGTACAAAAAGTATTCTATTTACACTGGATTCCATATTTTCTATGTGCACATTATAAGAGGTtgtgtatttaatacaatttattttatacattactgAGTGCAATATGTACATTCCTTTTGTATATACACACCGATACTCcctatataatttacatttatatcattAGTAAAGAATAATGACCTATAAGTTAAGTTTGATATTAACGATAAACTTcagtttacttattaaataaattgtgattaaaTATTATGATACATTTAGAATGAATATATGACTATTAATTTAAGACCATgttttgtatagttaataaaattatttttacgattTATACATAGTGTTTCAATTCTTTACAAAGAAGAAGACATTCTGAACATCCTACAtcaatttttacgtaaaaaaaaaaaaaaaaaaaaaaaaaaaaaaaaaaaaaaaaaaaaaaaacggggtgcaatacattttattgtgtataatcgtatgtaaaacaaacattaattgcaatatgtaatattttacttaggtTATTTTTGTTAAACCCGATTGTACAAACTTAAATacacatagtttattttttaacaattgttacacaattttcatttttatactaacaatatttaaaaaagacatatttattacacaaaagaaattaataaatttaacaagtattcAGATTCATGGAAATATTACCTTTCACGATGATccttaattttgtatgaaatcttTTACACGAAAGATTTTACGAAATTTCGCTTGCTCAAGAGTTATGTCCTCCAGAGAGACTTAAACGCCTCCAAAAGAGGAACGAACAAGAAATATGTCATGCAATCTCATCTTCATAATCGCTCAACAGCGATTCTAGTTTATCGATCACTTTAACCTTATGCCATTGGATTTTTCGAAGGTCTTCCGTGAAGGCCAACTCACCTCTAGCAGCATAATAGCACAATCTGTCAGCTTCATCTCTCAGTCTGTACGCCTGCGTGTGGCCAAACCCCCTGTTATTGAGGCTCTTCACGCAACGGAAATGTAGTTTGGCGTTGAGAGTCAGCAACTTCTGGATGTCCTCCTTCATTCGGTCCTCTCCGTATTCCCTGATCCGCTTCCGAAATTTGTTTAAGAAGTGGGTATAAAGTCTGTAGTCAACGCTGTTCCACGACAGGACGGTCTCTCTTTCCGAGGGCGACATGAGATATATAGAATTGGAAGGGCGGGAGTTCAGCTTAAGGGAAACGACATAGTCCAAGGGCCAATTCATCAAATCGGCTAGCAACACCAGAGAGGCTTCCATCCACTCGGACATCATTACCAAGTCGAATTCTGCATCTATCTTTTTAATGAACTCGGAGACTTTCACCTCAGAGGTGAAATCCTCCTCGAGAAACCCCAGATCGAAGCTCATCTGGTTGAAACCGACTCTGTTGTAATATCTTCTGTTGATCTTCGTCACCTTCTCGGGCCTCTTCAATAGTTCTGTGAATGAGATGTTGAACATCTTCTCGAAGTTGTAGTAGGAGTAGATGGACTCGTAGACGTCCGCCGGGTGTCTGAGAATGGTGACGAAGGCAGAGTCCTCGAACATGACTTCAAGAGCCGATTCCCGGCTGTACCGGGTGTGGTGGGTGAAGATGTGGTACTTGCCGGAGGATGTTGCCAGAGTGTCATCTATCATGTCCGGACTGAAGGGATCGGGGTTTCCGATGTAGTTGTTGACCGTGGGAAGCACGAAAGCGAGTCCTCTCTCCAAGCCGAATCTCATCAAGATGTTCTGCACGGTACTGCTCGCACATTTGTGTGCCTTCAGGAAGAAGATGTTGGTACGCTCCTTTATCTCCGCGGCCTCGTAACCCGCGCTCTCGACATCCATCTTGACTTCCGCATTCTCGCTGAAACATACGATTGAACATTAGTGAATTTAATTAGTACATTTAATTCTGCAATGCTGTTAAAGCGATGTATTAAATGACTGTGTCAGAGAATGCTTCCCACGTCATTGCCACCGAACTAACGTTGGCAACATTAAAGGTAGAGATGGTGTATTTATGGCAAGTTTACTGTAGCTTTATTTATGCTGACTGGAATGTGGCCTAGGAGCAATTGAAAAGGACGCGGTAAGTCTGATGTGATCTAGGTGTAATTGTTTTCTACAGGCTAATGGTGTTCCTGTGTTATGTGGTTTGTTTGCTGTGAAAGACTTCAAGTATAGAATGTGTAATTGGGCTTTCTTAAATACTGAGGTAAATTGCATCGTTAACTTGACGTGGGGCGGAATATCTGAGCGAGGAGTTCTCATTTTCGGCCTTAAGTCTCGGCTGATTAATGGCAATCTCTGTAGGTAATTATGCTTAGGGTCAACTACTGCATGGTAGTTATGGTTAGGGATGATCTTTGATTTGTAGTTATGCTTAGGGATATTCATTGCATGGAAGCTATGGTTAGGGGCAACTAATGCATGAAAGTTACTGTTAGAGAAGATATTTGACCTATTGTTCTGCTTAGACGTAATCACTGCATGATGTTTACTCGTATGCTTAGGGCTAACTACTATCCTAgattatagatccttctgagGATCTATAATTAAGGCTACTACATGGCAGTTATGATTACGGATGATTTTTGCACTGTAGCTATGCTTAGAGGTAATCATTGCATGTTAGTTATGCTTAGGGGTAAATTAATACAAGGCTGTTATGCTTCGGGAAAGATTACTGCATGACAGTTGTAGTTAGGAGTAATCACTGCAATGTATTTATGGTTAGGAATGATCACTGCAAAGCCAATtatgcttatttaaaattactgtgaGGCGGTTATGCTTAGAGGTAATCACTACAAGATTGTTTAATAGATAGAAATAGATGGCAAACAGAGTAACAGGGGAAGGATAGTCAATCTGACACATCCAAGCGTGGAAGTTAGGTGAACTAAAGAGGTCAGTGCCTTTACTATCAATGCTTTCCCCTCCATTATTGCCCTCGCAAACTGTGTGTGATATAACTGGTTATGAAACTACAAAACACAATAgtaatagtcagaacgattttatAAGTgtctgtttatataaatataagtttgtaattgattaataaaaatatttctcactataaaataaaatatattggattACAATTActgtcttaaaataattaatcttcaGGCAGCAGCAAtggtaataattttatctttattaaagaAGCATCTGTACAAAGAAGCGTATTTGAATTTAACTTTGTTACAATATTACTGACAAGTACTGATATTCTGAAACTTTACAGAACTGCGTATTATATCGTTCTTCCTCCGACAAAATGGCATTAATTCATATTACTAGGTTTTTTTAAGATTGAAGAATTACTCATATAGATGTTTATACTAACAAACACCATAGTAGAACTGGACTGCCTGTGGTGGTGATTTACAATCGCCGTGTCTTATACTTTTATCATAAAACAGACTTCagattatatgtatattttaagcgTTATACATGGTGGTGCTATCAGTtttgagttgaaaaatatttgtatgtaatattcataaaaatacccCTTAAAGACAATTTCTTTGAAAACCAAAAAGTAGAAAACGTTTTTGATCACTCCACATGAGATTACAAGTAGGAAGTTTGGGAAATCCTGTAATTAGACTCAAATAAAAATGGCAGacgataaaaatgttaaatttgtacagCATGTACATGAGTTATAGATTTAGGCAGTGACAAATCCTTTATTCATATCCGACGTaaggaaattatgtttttaaataaatataatttacaattaaaaatcaagaaaattacatgtttttaaattttgtaataacggaattaattcataaaaaaaaaaatagggacTCCTTGAAGTTATGAAAGTCAcgtacataaacatttttatcttcagccattttCAATTGGAGCTGATAGCAAAATTATCTAAAGTTTCTACGTTAAATGCCTGTAATTGCATATGGATGGATGTTTGTTTGTTCTTTTCCTGTatcaaggaaaatatttttaacaaaaaagtattttcaaatcaagaTATGCTGTATAACGTAGGGGAAATAGACTTTTTTGTCACTTCACCAGAAACTGTtggcatttaaaattgtaattgaaggttttttgtaatcagaaccaaaaataaattattgaagatGAACCTGACAAGGCATTATTACAATATGACTGAAAAATGACTGCAGATAATGACGCAGCTCTACTTATATTTGcactaacaataaaacatatataatgtctgcttaaaaatctatttgaaactatgtaattattttaaatggcagACGATATGTATCCGAAAGAAGATTAGAAGATCAAATGAAATGTATATTATTCCTTGTTAAGAAAACTGATATTTGTATTTAGCTAAGAAGGTGTAATATAAAGGTGAAGTTGAAAGTACTACCTTTTCTAGTTAAGTATGCAAAGTTTTATAACTAACTCTGCCAATATCATTCTCAGAAAACACGTCGCCTAACAattctgataaatttaaaatattccgggagaataacaaatattcattgtgtttgtagaaaatgaatattttgttaatgataaaGAGACTTGCCTCCTCCTTTAGTTGCCGTCCTTTAGAACACATAGGCCTATTACACACACTTGTGTAGTGAAGTGTGCCTACTTGTCTGCGTCAGGCGCGGCTCACAATAACAATGTTGACTTTAGAAGGAACAGAGAGCTCAGATTTTTCACCTTTGTTATGATATTCGTTGGAGAAATCTTCTACTAATAATCCCTTGAGAAGTCAATTTTTGTAGAAACCATATTTctctgtttagttttaataagatTCTCATAGAAGTTCATAATAATACAGTGTACCTATGTTAGTTGATTAAAGTATACTACTAACCATAAATAAATTGATGAGAGAGCATGTTTGTTACAGATGTGATTGAAAGAAAGCAACAGAAATGTGTCTCTAAGCAAATTAATTTATACCTGTAGTGTCTCCTTCTATTTTATTATTGCCAATAACtggttttatttaatgtataatttgtaattttcaagtttttttattataacacacAAATAAAACTCATGATGCTGATGGATAAATAGATTTGACAACACTCTGTAATGTTAACAATGAGTGCAAAGATGtgcacattaataaataatatgtgttttatttctgtacgtgtttaacaaaatacaaacaaacactTGTTATATCGTTGCTCTCTGAGTATCTCCATGTAAATAAAATGAACTCCACAACTAACATTTgtgaatttttcttctttataaatatagtttttgaatcactcaataacatattataataagttcAGTTATTAGAAAATTGGAGTTAAACAAAtgattcgtattgaatcaaccgTTCCCACCTCTTCGTTATGCGTAGAATTTAAAACGGTTTTATACTTTGTTACATGCATAAACGTAAGGTGTTAAGTCCAATTTTCAATACCTTGTCTTTCACATGTATaagtgaataatatatatatatatatatatatatatatatatatatatatatatatatatatatacacagtaaGGGATTCTCTTGAGAATTTAATCTTCAATTCTATGTGATCTGTGGAAATTAGGGTTTTAATGGAATATAACGTAAAGACAttacaaacttgaaattaaatatcttaagaaacatgtgtttttaataaactatagttTAAGGAATTAGgtgtatatacttaaaaaatattatttctctatttgaaaagtaagaaatatttcgtaaaatatCTATATCCTTAGTTAAAGCAGTTGTTGTGGGCCTGGTTTCAAGATAGCggaaattattactataaattccTAGTggaatgtaaaaaaggtttttatttttaattcagggAACGTGTCAGAAAATGCTGTGACTGTGGGCAGAAGAGTATTTTTAAAACGTGTGCCAATGTAACCAGAGTATCGTGTACCAAACTCACCAAATAGTTCTGCTCGTATTCTCTGTACTGTTGTACTCACGATGCGTGTACCCCCTATAATGCCGCCCATGCCGTACTACAATCCTTTCCAGTTGAAATTAAAGCTTTTCAGTCACATATTCGTTGTTAagcaaaattacattaaaataactatatacgTAACCTTAagtcaagtattttatttatggtctcaatgatttgatttatttggcattttgtattgtattgtagatAATACGATAGCAGTATACTTAGCACAGCATTTACaattaacttttttgtattgCATAGTGGTGTATTTTGGGTGAGAACACTCCCATGACACTTCAATTTAAGGAAGAAGTGAAATTGATTGAggtaatccccccccccccccccgatgaAACACGAGATAAGTTTGTCCCCCTCTCCCAAGTCAATTACTGGATACGCCACTggtgtaaatgtattattactgtaAAGATTTAACAATGGAGTAGCAAGTTAAAATCATACAGCAGTGATAGTGGCCGGTTAACTAAATGTCAATTATGGTATTTATAAGATAACAAGAGACACTGATGAGAGAGTCCGACAAATCTAATGTACACATTGCAATCTTAAGCGAGATAAAGTAATCTCATACACCATACGTGATAACCAACTCTGTGTACTGTACTTTCAAGTTGTTTGTATAATCTAGTTCATAGATAACAACAATCATCAAaactttacagttaattttaacgTTTGGTAAACATTCTGAAACTTACAAAACGTATGTTCATTCAGTATTTGTTTAACtatgaaaagaatttaaataaataaagacaaaatatacaGCAAACTTTCTCTCACAAAATGTACTATAGATTGTAGTTCAGCGTTTCTGAAATGTAAAAACTTCACAAATATATAGTCTGACTGATGGCATCAGGTCGGCGTCGCGTCGTTTTTGTTTccatagtttaatttattctaattaaaatcaaaataatttgaaagtgcATTTTAATAGAGGCCAACGAGATGTGATTTTACACACTTGACGTAATTCTCCCAAAGTCTTCCATACCAGGCGCCGTAGGCGGATTGAACTGCCACTTGATGTGTCGATTGATCAATTCATTCTCAAGTCTATGTCTGTAATCTCTTAAGCATATACATTTGTTCAAGTCGTCTAATTGATTCTTCGCTTCAGTGAAATTTGTTC
The Homalodisca vitripennis isolate AUS2020 chromosome 1, UT_GWSS_2.1, whole genome shotgun sequence DNA segment above includes these coding regions:
- the LOC124371488 gene encoding galactose-3-O-sulfotransferase 4-like translates to MRQVVIRHPVVAGLLALVLTLYSFHLLVISENAEVKMDVESAGYEAAEIKERTNIFFLKAHKCASSTVQNILMRFGLERGLAFVLPTVNNYIGNPDPFSPDMIDDTLATSSGKYHIFTHHTRYSRESALEVMFEDSAFVTILRHPADVYESIYSYYNFEKMFNISFTELLKRPEKVTKINRRYYNRVGFNQMSFDLGFLEEDFTSEVKVSEFIKKIDAEFDLVMMSEWMEASLVLLADLMNWPLDYVVSLKLNSRPSNSIYLMSPSERETVLSWNSVDYRLYTHFLNKFRKRIREYGEDRMKEDIQKLLTLNAKLHFRCVKSLNNRGFGHTQAYRLRDEADRLCYYAARGELAFTEDLRKIQWHKVKVIDKLESLLSDYEDEIA